The nucleotide sequence AGGCCGTGCAAATTGGAGCGCGCCACCCGGCTGTGTTCGATATCCCCGACAATGGCCACCTTCAGCCCCTCCAGGCGGCCGAACTTGTGGCGGAGGGTCATCATGTCCAAGAGCCCCTGCGTGGGGTGCTCGTGGCAACCATCGCCCGCATTGATGACCGAGGCCTCAAGGCAGCGGCTCAAGAAGTGCGGCGCCCCGGCTGCGCTGTGCCGGATCACCACCATATCCACCTTCATGGCCTCGATATTGCGCGCCGTGTCCTTCAAGGTCTCGCCTTTGAGCACCGAGGAAGTGGCCGCCGAGAAGCTGACCAGGTCCGCGGAAAGCCGCTTCTCCGCCAGCTCGAAGGAGAGTCGCGTGCGCGTAGAAGGCTCAAAAAAGACGTTGGCCACCGTGACCGCCCGCAGGGTAGGGACCTTGGGAATGGGACGTTCCAACACTTCGCGGAAGGTCTCGGCCGTGTCCAAGATGAGGGTGAGCTCCTCGCGGCTCATCCCTTCGAGTTCCAAGAGATGCTTGCGGCGGAACTCCATCCTACTTGCCCTCCTCGGCGGCAATCAACAGCACGCTGTCTTCGCCATCTTGCTCCTTGAGACGCACTTGCACCTCTTCACC is from Calditrichota bacterium and encodes:
- a CDS encoding aspartate carbamoyltransferase catalytic subunit; translated protein: MEFRRKHLLELEGMSREELTLILDTAETFREVLERPIPKVPTLRAVTVANVFFEPSTRTRLSFELAEKRLSADLVSFSAATSSVLKGETLKDTARNIEAMKVDMVVIRHSAAGAPHFLSRCLEASVINAGDGCHEHPTQGLLDMMTLRHKFGRLEGLKVAIVGDIEHSRVARSNLHGLRAMGAEVLLCGPSTLMPVEAERWGVAVTHDIDEAIAWADALNVLRIQRERQAAGLFPSLREYHARFGVTRRRLERASKDITILHPGPINRGVEIESDLADSEFSVILDQVTNGVAVRMAVLYLLAGAQGALEGS